The DNA window CGGGTTCGATCCGGTGCTGGGCGCGCGGCCGCTGCGTCGCACCATCCAGCGCGAGATCGAGGACCAGCTGTCGGAGAAGATTCTCTTCAACGAGCTGGGCCCGGGCCAGATCGTCCTGGTCGACGTCGAGGGCTGGGACGGCGAGGGCGCCGGCGAGAACGCGAAGTTCACGTTCCGCGGCAGCCCCAAGCCGGTCTCGGTGCCGGACTCGCCGGCCGAGGCACTGGCCGGTGCCGGTGACACCCCGTCCGAGGGTGGTTCGGCCGAGTAGGTTCCACACGAGACGACGCCCCGCGAGCACACGCTCGCGGGGCGTCGTCGTGTGCGGGCACCCGGTGTCAGCCACCCGGCGACGGGAGCGCGCGGACCGCACAGGCCCGCCCGTCCGGCTCGGCGTCCGCGGTCACCGTGACGTGCGCGGCGCGGCGGGTCCGGTCGGTGCCGAACAGCGCGGCCTCCTGCCGCGCCCAGCGGTGCCAGTGCGGCCGGAACATCTCTCCGTCCCGTCGCATCGCCCGATGCATCCGTTCGTCGGGGTCGGCGTCGACGAACACCCGGACCGCGTAGTACTCGCGGGCCGTCCCGCACGTCGCGCCCGCCCCCTCGACGATCAGGTAGCGGTGCCGACGGACGGCGCGCCACTCCGCGTGGGTGCCGCGGTGCCAGTCGTAGCGGCGGTAGCGCGGGATCCGCCCGTGCCGGGCAGGATGGAGGACGCCCTGCACCAGTCGCGGAATCGCGGCCGCCAGTCCGTCCCAACCGGGATACAGGTCGTCCATGCGCACGACGGGCGCGTCGTCCAGTGCCGCGGACAGCTGATCGGCCAGTGTCGACTTCCCGCTGCCCGACGGGCCGTCGATGCCGACGAGGACCGGCCCGCGTCGTGGGCGCCGACCCCGCCGCCGATACGCGGCCCGGGCCAGTGCGGCGGCCCGGCCCGCGCCCTCGGCGAGCGCCGGAAGCAGCTGATCGTCGTCGGTCATGGTCAGCACGTTATGCCAGCCGAGGCGTCGGGGGCTTCATTGTCAGCGCCGCGATCAGGAAACACAGCGCCCCCACCAGTGTGCCGAGATCTGCGGCCGCGGCGTTCTCCGGGCGATGTGTGTCGGGCACGACCAGCGCGCCGCCCGCCGAGACGCCGAACGCCACCGACCCGATCGTGTTGAGCCACGTGCTGGTCCAGTTGCGGGCGTGGGGGTCCCACAGTCCGTCGACGTCGGTGGTGGCGACGACGGCGAGGGCGCTCGCCACGAGGAAGCACGCCGATCCGAACACGTCGGGTTGCCAGACGAATTCGCGGTGCTCCCCGAGGGACAGGTCGCGAACGAGCGCCGCCCCGGTGCTGACGTTGAACAGCAGCGTGCCGACGAACTGTGCGAGAGCCGACCACCAGTCGTAGCGGTCCACGACGGTCGTCGCGGTGCCGGGAACCGTGCGTCCGGTCAGGCGCAGTTGGACGAAGGCGGCGCCGGTGAAGAACAGTGACCCCACGAAGTAGGTGAGGTTGCCGGTCTCACTACCCACGGCCGACGCGTACCCGGGGCACGCGCCCAGCGCGAACAGGGCCGACCCGATCACGAAACCGAGCGACTCCCGCCGTGGCCCGAGCTTCTGCCCCATGCGACCCCACGATAGGGGGTAGTTTTCGAGAAGGACGTAGACCGATCGACATGGAGGATCTGCACATGCCTACCCGCACTGCGCGCACCGCCTGGAACGGAACACTCGAAAAGGGTTCGGGGCAGGTGGAACTCACGAGCTCGGGCGTCGGTACGTTCGAGGTGTCGTTTCCCAGGCGGGCCGCCGAGGATGCCGGCGGGACCACCAGCCCCGAGGAACTGATCGCCGCAGCGCACTCGTCCTGCTATGCGATGCAGTTGTCCGCACTGATCGCCGAGGCGGGCGGAACCCCGCAGAGTCTCGAGATCCGGGCCGACGTCTCGCTGGGTCCGGACGATCCGGGGTTCAAACTCACCGGGATCGTGCTCACGGTCCGGGGCGAGGTCGACGGCCTGGACGCCGCGGGGTTCGCCCGTGCCGCCCAGGCCGCCAAGGAGTCCTGCCCGGTGAGCAAGGCTCTGACCGGCGTCGCGATCACGCTCGACGCCGCGCTCGAGTAGCCCCTGTGCTGAGCGCTCGAACGTGGTTGAGGCGAAGCGTCTTCCGCGTCAGCTGCGTTCGAGCCTCGCCCGGACCTGTTCCATCTTCGCGCGCAGTTCGTCCTGACTGACCAGGCCGCGATCGAGGAACGTGTGCGCGGTGGTCACGGCCGACCGCGAGTACACCGGGAAGTCCCGGTAGATCGTCTCGCCCAGTTCGTCCTCGGTGTGGCGCCGTTCGAGGTTGTCCCAGGCGCCGCGCAACGACAGGCATTCGCACGTGGCCTGCATCGCCGATTCCCACGGGTCCGGTTTCCGGTCGACCTCCTCGAGGTCTCCGGCCCTGGTCGCGTCCGGGGGCAGCGTCCGGAGGATGACCTCGTAGCCCTGCGTGGCCGTCATTTCGCGCTCCCCGCCGTCGGCGCCTCCGACGCGTCCCAATCGGCGGACGGCAGCGCCACGCCGATCATGGTGTCCCGGGTGACGATCTTCGCCAGTTGTTCCTCGGACCATCCCTCCGTCCCCTCGGGACGCATGGGCATGACCATGAACCGCGATTTCTGATTGGAATCGTGAACGCGCACTTCGACGTCGGACGGGAAGTGCAGGCCGAACTCGGCGAGTACCTCGCGGGGCCGGCGCACCATCCGCCGCCGGTAGTTGGGCGTGCGGTACCAGTCCGGGGACATGCCGAGCACGGGACGCGGATAGCACGAGCACAGCGTGCACACGATCACGTTGTGCACCTGCGGGGTGTTCTCCAGGACGTAGAAGTAGGTGTAGTCGCTGGGGGTGCCGGTGCCCGTCGGATCCCGCCAGTCGATGCCGACCTCCTGGCACGTCTCGGTGCCGTTCTCGAGGAGTCGTTTCTTGAACTCGGGGTCGGTCCAGGCCTTGGCCACCAGTTTGGATCCGCCGGACGGGCCGATCGACTCGGCCCATTCGGAGAAGCGGCGGTGGTCCTCGGCGGAGAACAGGCCCTTCTCGATGGCGAGTTCGCGCAGCGCGAGTTCGAGCACCTCGAACTCGCTGATCTCGTCGGAGGCCTCGATGGGGGCGTGCTGTTTGCTGTCCGAGTGGACGTGGGGTTCGCTCACTTGCCTGTCACCTTTCCTACTCTGCCGCGCGGAGCCAGCCTTCGGCGCATTCGGTTTCGAGGGTGTCGACGTCGTAGCCGGTGTAGCGAGGCCACAGGTCGGTCTGTTTGAACGAGACGACGTAGAAGGGTTCCTTGCGGCCGGTCTCGAGCTTGTCGTAGGCCTCGTCCTCGGGTATCACCCAGTCGGGGCGCAACGCCACCACGGTCCCGGACTGATTACGCACGTAAGCCTGTGTGCGCGTGTGGAAGATGCTGCTCTCGTCCCGGACGACCACCCGGTCACCGACCTTGAACTTCCCGGTCATTTCCGTTCCTCCTGGAGACGTGAGCGCACCTCGTCGATCTTCGCGGTGAGCTCGCTGAGCGGGATGAGGCCCTTGTCGACCATCACCCGAGCGGCCACGGTGACCCATCGTGCGTAGTAGGGGAGGCCGAAGTACTGGGTCTCACCGAGGTCGACCTCGGCCCGTCGGCGCATCTCCGCGTTCCACGAGCCGCGCCACGCGAGGCACTCGCACGTGACGTACGTGTTCATCTCCCAGGCCTCCTCCTCCTTCTCGAGGTACTCGACCGGGAGGGCGGGCTGCCCACCGACGTCGTGGAGGACGTGCCTGAGGACGTCGTACTGGGCGTTGCTGATGGTGTACGGCGAGTCCTGGACGTCGTGCACTGCTGGCGTGATCTTCGCGAGGCCGTCGGTGAGAGCTTGGAACCGAGCCTGATTCGTGGTGGTCATGGAGGTCTCCCTTCCATGGAGGTTCACTGGTTGCCGGTGTTCTTCCGAAAGGTCGTCCGATTCCCTCCTACGGTCGCGTGGTACGCGGCGCGGGCGCTTCGTGGCGACCCGCGCCCGTCTGGGTGAGCGGCACCCGCTGTGCCCGTTCGGTGAGGAACGCGAACGCCATCCCGAGCACGAGCCACAGCGTCGCCTGCGTGGCCAGCGACGACACCCGGAACTCCCACAGCAGCGTCGCGGGGAAGGTATCGCCCACCTCGTCCACGGGTGGCAACAGCAGATACCCGACCGCCACGATCGCGACGAAGGTGACGACGCCGGCGGCCAATCGAACCGTCCGGTATCGCTGTCCGGCAAGAGATCTGAACACCCACGCCGCTGCCGTCACGGCGGCGAGTCCGAGAATCAGCGCGGCGAGCCAGAGCAGCGTCCGCTGGTCGATCGTGTCCGGGTCGCCCACCGCGGGGGGATTGGCCGGGTACTTGAAGAACGGCACGGCCTCGACCGCCAGCCATCCGGCAGCCGCGAGCGCGAGCCCGAGCGCCGTGCCCGGTACGGCCGTGACACGGCGGAGGAAGTGCGCGGCCACGCCGAAGATGGCTCCGACGGCCGTACCTGCGAGTGCGGTCGCGAGGAACAGGCCCGCGCGTTGACCGTCGCGGCTCACGAGCGGTTCGTCGCCGTCCGCGTGGGAGTGTGCGGGCGTCGCGCCGTCGTGGCCGTGTTCGGCCGCCTCTGTGGCCGGCGCCGATTCCTCGATCGAGATGGCCGCCGCGACGTGTGGTTCTCCGAGGGTGAAGGCGACCGCGCCGGCCAGCAGGCCGGCGATCAGCCCGGCGAGGAGACCGCGCACCACCAGATTCGCGAGGGTTCCGGTCAGTGGCACGGGAGCCCCAGCAGGTGTCGGCCGTCATGCATCAGTTCGTGCATGTACATGCCGGTGCGGGAGACGGCGCCCTGGTCGAAGCCGACCAGGTAGAGGGTGAGCAGAGCAAGGAGTACCGCGCCGACCGCGATCAGCACGGCGCCGGCGGAATCGATTGCCCGGCTGGGACTGTGGGCGAGTGTCATGGTTCCTCCTGGGAGGCGCACGAACGTCCGGACCGGAGGCGGAGTACGCGCCACGGTCTCGGACTCGGGCGGCGAAGGGGTCGGACGGCTTCTGTCCTGTCACCCGGCGAGCGACCCGCTCACCGTCGACCGGAAGGCAGCACCGACGCTACTCGGGCGGTGCCGTGGCATCGGCGCGATTGTGGCCTTCACACAACGGCGAGGATCCAGACGTCGGGTTCGCTCCCTTCCGGCGGGCGCGGCCGGGATCCGGCCTTCCGCGGCCGCACAAGCTCGGTCGTTCGCGCAGGTCGCAGACCGTTCTTCGGACAGGGACTCGCATAAGTAACGGGACCGTGATACATCTGGTGACCTAGATCACACTTTTGCGACGGTCGGGGCGTCGGATCTCAGAAGGGACCAGGCATATGGGGAGCCTCAAGATTCACCCGCAGATCCGCATCGACCAGTTCAACAAGACCGGGGCCTGGACTCCGGACACCGTCCAGCGATTACTCGCGGACCAGGTCCGCGAGCGAGGTCCGCAGCTCGCGATCGTCGACCCGGTGGACAAGTCCGAATACGTCGACGCGCTTCCACGGCGGGTCACCTGGGCGGAACTCGACGGGGAGGTCGACCGGCTCGCGGCGATGTTTCTGCAATCCGGAGTGCGCGCCGGGGCGGTGATCGGTATCCAGCTTCCGAACACCGTGGAGCAGGTGGTCGTCATCCTCGCCTCGTGGCGAGTGGGTGCGATCGTGTCACTGCTGCCGATCGACTCCACCGCGGCGGACATCGTCGAGGTGTGCAACGAGTCGTGCGCGAGTGCGTTCGTGACCGCAGCCCGCATCGGCGGCAGCCGGGGCGCCGAGCGGGTGATCTCGGTGCGGTCCCGGATACCCACGCTGCGCACGGTTTTCGGGTACGGCGTCGGTGTGCCCGACGGTGTGGTTCGCATCGGTCACGGTGTGCCCACGCCCGCGGACTCCGCCGTGGTCGCAGCCCATGTCTCCGAGCATCCGGCCGAACCCGACGACTGCATCGCGATCAGCTGGACCGGTGGGGAGGACCGACCCCTGAAGGGGACCCCGCGCGCCCACTGCGAGTCCCTGGCCATCGCGCGCGACGTGGTCGATGCGATGGGCCTGCGCGTCGACGACGTGATGCTCAACCCGTTCCCGATGATGACTGCCGTGGGGGTTGCCGGCGCGCTCCTGCCGTGGCTCGTGGCGGGGTGCGTGCTGGTCCAGCACCAGCCGTCCGACGTCGACGTGTTCCTGCGCCAGATCGCCGACGAGAAGGTGACCTGCACCGCGGGGCGGCCGTCGGTGCTGTCGGCGGTCGAGCGCCGGGAAGGGCCTGCTGTGGATCTGTCGACCCTCACCCGAATGGGCATCGAGGGCGGCTTCTCGACCGCACCGTCGGTAGGGCACTGGCGGGAGCGGTACGGCGTCCAGATCGTCAATTTCTTCGGCACGATAGAGGGTGTGAGCCTGCGATCGGATCCCGAGGTCAGCTCCGTGGAATGGCCGCATTCGCCGCTGTACCCGCGGTCCGGCGACGGACAGGGGACGGTGCTCAAGCTGGTGGATCCGCGGACGGGAGCCGAGATCGTCGAGCCGGGGGTCGTGGGCGAGCTGCGGGTCAAGGGGCCCACCGTCTTCTCCGGCTACCTCCACCCCGCGCGCGACCGTGATCCGTTCGACGCGGACGGGTTCCTGCTGACGGGGGACCTGTTCGTGATCGACGGCCCCGACAACGGCTATCTGCGTTTCGTCGATCGGGCGGCCGACGTCATCCGCCGGGGTGGGTCGCTGGTCGGTTCGGTGGCGCTCGAGGCGCTGGTCGCGGCGCACCCGTCGGTGGCGGAGGTGGCGGTGATCGGTTGCCCCGACGAGCGCGGCGACGATCGGATCGTGGCGGTCGTGACCTGCAGGCCCGGCACGGCGCTCAGCCTCGAGGAGATCGTGGCGCTTCTCGAAGCCCGCGGTGTCGACCCGGAGCAGACCCCGCAGCGTCTCGTCATCGCCAAGCGCTTGCCGCGTGATCGGTCCGGCAGGGTTCTCAAGCGGGAGCTGCGGCACCAACTCGCGCGGGGGTGAAGTCGCTGCACGGCGGGCGCGGAACACCCCGCGCCTGCCGTGTGTTCGAATGCCTCGTGACCATCGAGAGCAACGCCCGTGCCGCCGACCAGTCCGGGACTCCCGCGCCCCACGTCGAGATCGAGGTGTGGTCGGATGTCGCCTGCCCGTGGTGTTACATCGGCAAACGCCGGTTCGCGTCCGCGTTGGCCGCCTTCCCACAGCGGGACCGGGTGGCGGTGGTGTGGCGGGCGTACCAACTCGCGCCGGACACCCCGGTCGGAGCGCGGCGCGGCGAGCTCGAGGTGCTCGTCGAGCACAAGGGCATGCCGGCCGACCAGGTGCGGCAGATGTTCCGGCACGTCGCGGCCACGGCGGCTGCGGACGGGTTGGTCATGGATTTCGACACGGTGATCGCGGCCAACACGTTCGACGCGCATCGACTGCTGCACCTGGCAGGGGACCGGCAGGACGCCCTGCTTGAGGCGCTGTTCAGGGCGCACTTCGCGGACGGCGCGGTGATCGACGATCGGGTGGTGCTGGCGCAGCTCGCGGCCGGTGTCGGGATGGACGGCGACGAGGTCGCCGCGGCACTCGACGGCGATGCCGGTGCCGATGCGGTGCACGCCGACCTCGCCGCCGCTCGCAGCCTCGGGGTGACGGGTGTGCCGTTCTTCGTTGCGGATCGGCGCCTGGCGGTGTCCGGCGCGCAGCCGCAGGAGATCTTCACGGAGCTGCTGCGGCAGGCGGTCGAGCACGCCGACGGCGCGCGGGCGCAGGACGGTGCAGCCCTCGACGCGGACGCCGAGGGCTGCACCGACGATTCGTGTGCTGTCTGAGTCAGGCGCGGCGGCCGGCGCGTTCGGTGAGGAACGCGAAGGCCAGTCCGAGCGCGAGCCACACACTCGCCTGCGTTGCCAGCGACGAGATCCGGAACTGCCACAGCAGGGTGGCCGGGAAGTCCGCGCCCACCTCGTCGATCCCGGGCAGGGCGAGGTAGCCCACCGCGACCACGACGAGGAACGCCGCAGTCTGTCCGACCGTGCGAACGGACACGAGGTCCTGGTGGCGCAGGAGTCGTCCCACACCGACGGCCGCGGCTACCGCGATCAGACCGAGCAGGACGGCGCCGAGCCACAGCAGTGTCCGCTCGTCGATCGTGTCCGGATCACCGACGGCCGGCGGGTTCGCCGGATACATGAAGAACGGGACGGCTTCGATTGCCAGCCAACCACATCCGGCCACGACAGCGGCCAGGGTCGGGCCCGGTAACGCGGTGAACCGGCGCGCGTAGTGCACGACGACCGCGAAGATCGCCCCGAGCGCGATCCCGGCCAGTGTGGTGGCGAGGAACAGGCCGACGCGCTGTCCGGTGCGGCTGACGAGCGCATCGTCGCCGTGGGTGTGCGCGTCCTCCGGCGCTGGACCCGTGTGTTCGGCTGGCGCAGAGGCACTCTCGTGAGGGCCCGGATGCGGGGCGGTGGCCGATTCCTCGATCTCGATGGCCGCCTGCACGTGCGGCTCACCGAGGGTGAAGGCGACCACGCCGCCCGCCAGACCGGCGATCAGTCCGGCCAACAGACCGCGGACGAGAAGTGTTCGGAGGCTTTCGGAGAGGGTCGTCAGTGGCACGGCAGACCCAGCAGGTGCCGACCGTCATGCATCAGTTCGTGCATGTACATGCCACTGCGGGAGACGGCGCCCTGGTCGAAGCCGACCAGATACAGCGCCAGCATTGCGAGCAGCACCACTGCTGCGGCGACGAGCGCGACCGCGGCCGAGTCGGCCGACCTGTCGGGTGAGAAGACGATAGCCATCGATGCCTCCTGGGATTTCGCGTCCCTGTCGGATCCGTGCGATGGCCGAAGTGTCTGGCTCTCGAGGACTGGCCTCGAACACAGTGGCGCGACCGCTCCGGAATGGCACCGGATTACGTCGATCCATCGCTTTGTCGAGCGAACTTTGACACCCCGCAGGTCACGGTGTCAATCCCTGGGATCGGCACCGTGACCGCCGGTGTCCTGCGCCGCCGGGCCCGGAAAGCCCGGGCCGGACGACTCAGGATTCGGGGCGGGCCGCTACGTCCAGAACCACCTCGAACTCGAGCAGCGACGCTCCCGAGGCGACCGGCTTGGCGCGCTCGCCGGCGTGCGCTTCGCGGGCGGGACCGCTGGCCCATGCCTGGAACGCCTCGTCGGACTCCCACTGCGTCACCACGAAGTAGCGGTCCTCGCCCTTGACCGGACGCAGGAGCTGGAATCCGAGGAAGCCGGGGGAGTTCTCGACCGCGTGTGCGCGATTGGCGAACCGCTTCTCGAGTTCGGGGCCGGCGCCCTCGGGCACCTCGATTGCATTGATCTTCACGACAGCCATGCACGCGAGGGTACTCCGGGGACATCGGTTCTCCCCGTGTCCGCGGGCGGTGGGCTACCGTCGGTTCCGTGTTGCACGACGAGGGTGGGACGGGTCGGCCGATACTGCTGCTGCACGGGCTGATGGGCAGTGCCCGCACGTGGTCCCGGCACGTGTCGTGGCTGCGCGAGCACGGCCACGTCTACACGTTCGACGCCGCCGGCCACGGCCGCCCGATCGACGGCGATCCCACGACCGAACTGTTCGTCGCCGATCTCGCCGCCGCACTCGACGGGCTCGACGATCCGCTCACCGTCATCGGTCACTCGATGGGCGCCCTGCACGCGTGGTGCTTCGCCGCCGCTCATCCGCACCGGGTCCGCGCCCTCGTCCTCGAGGACATGGCCCCGGACTTCCGTGGTCGGACCGCCGGGGACTGGGCCACAATGGTTTCCGCGTGGCCGCAGCCGTTCCCCTCGGAGGAGTCCGTGATCGCGTACTTCGGCGAGGTCGCCGGCCGGTACTTCCTCGACTCGTTCGAGAAGCGCCCCGACGGCTGGTATCTGCACGGAAGCGTCGAGACGTTCCGGGACATCTCGGAGGAATGGGGCCGCCGCGACTTCTGGGCGCAGTGGGACGCGGTGCGGGTGCCCGCGCTGCTCATCGAGGGCGAGTACACCATCACGCCCGAGGGACAGATGCGCCGCATGCTCGAGGGGCACGACGCCCGCTACGTGTGGGTCGCGCAGGCCGGGCACCTCGTCCACGACGACCAACCCGGAACGTACCGCGCCGCCGTCGAGCAGTTCCTGACGTCCCTGGACTGACCCGTCAGCGGCCGCCCTCACCGGCCAGCGCGAACAGCCCGTCCTCGGTCTGCTCGATCAGGCCGTCCACCAGCAGCGAGTCCAGCGCCCGGTCCCGCTGTCCGGGGTCGCTGAGCCACACCAGGTCGAGGGCGGCCCGCTCCACCGGATGGACGCTGCCGCGCAGCACGTCCATCAGCTTGCCGCGCACCTGGCGATCGGTGCCCGCGAACTTCTGCACCTTGCGGGGCTCACCGGTGTAGGCGGGCCGCCCGGCCTCCACCCACGCGCAGCGCGGCAGGGGGCAGCGGTCGCAGGCGGGGGTGCGGGCGGTGCACACCGTCGCACCCAGCTCCATGAGGGCGGCCGAGAACCGCGCGGCGCGCTCGCGGGTACGGGGCAGGAGCGCCTCGACGTCGGCCAGATCGCGCCTGGCCGACGGGTTGCCCTGGTCCGCTCGGCCGTGCACGGCGCGCGCGACCACACGGCGAACGTTGGTGTCCACGACGGGAACCCGGTGTCCGTACGCGAAGCACGCGACGGCGCGGGCGGTGTAGTCGCCGATGCCGGGCAGGCTCAGCAGGACGTCGACGTCGGCGGGCACCACGTCACCGTGCTCGCTCGCCAGCACGCCCGCGCACTCGTGCAGGCGCAGCGCGCGGCGCGGATAGCCGAGCTTGCCCCATGCGCGCAGGACGTCCGCCTGGCTCGACGCCGCCATCAGCGACGGCACGGGCCAGCGGCGCACCCACTCCTCCCAGATCGGCGCGACCCGTACGACGGGAGTCTGCTGCAGCATGATCTCGCTCATCAGGATGTGCCACGCGGTCACCCCGTCGCGTCGCCACGGCAGATCGCGGGCCTGTTCGTCGTACCACCGCAGCAACGCCGAACCGTCCACTGACGCCGAAGACCCCGAAGACACCGAACTTCTCACCCTTCTCCGTTCACCACTCGGGCTTTCGTCGTCCAATCGAGACGGCGGACGGAGGAGGGTGCACAATTGCCCCATGCCGAACTCCAACCCGATCTCCGCTTGGAAAGCCCTCAAGCAGGGTAACGAGCGATTCGTCAGCGGTACCCCGCTGCATCCGAGCCAGGGTGTTGCCGACCGTGCCAAGTTGGTCGACGCCCAGCACCCGACTGCCGTGATCTTCGGCTGTGGCGACTCCCGTGTCGCCGCCGAGATCATCTTCGACCAGGGCCTCGGCGACATGTTCGTCGTCCGCACCGCCGGCCACGTGATCGACAGCGCCGTCCTCGGCTCCATCGAGTACGCCGTCGCGGTCCTCAACGTGCCGCTCGTGGTCGTGTTCGGTCACGACAGCTGCGGCGCCGTCAAGGCCACGCTCGACGCCCTCGACAACGGTGCCATCCCGGCCGGGTTCATCCGTGACGTCGTCGAGCGCGTCTCGCCCTCGATCCTGATGGGGCGCCGCGAAGGTCTGTCGACGGTCGACGAGCTCGAGGGCCGCCACGTCGTCGAGACCGGTTCGCTGCTGATGCAGCGCTCGCGGATCATCTCGGAGGCCGTCGAGGCCGGCAAGTGCGCCATCGTCGGTGTCACGTACAAGCTCTCGGACGGCGACATCAAGCTGCAGAGCGTCCAGGGTGACGTCGGAGAGCCGGCCGTCTGAGAACCGCGGGGCCCGGGGCGCAGCGTGGTGGACACGACTGCGCCGCCGGGCGACACGCCGGTACCGCTGAAGCAAGGGCAGGACGCATGGAATTACGGTTGACTCGTGCTTGAACCGAACGGACCGTTGCCCCCCGAGATCTACCGGCGTCGGCGGGTGGCCGCGGTAGTCGCGATCGTCGTCGTGCTCGGATTGATCGTGTGGATCGTCTCGTCGCTCACCGGCGGCGATTCGTCGGACTCGTCGGCCGCCGCCGAGACGTCCGCCCTCACCGAGACCTCGGAGGCGGCGCCGTCCTCGTCCGAGGAGAAGCCGTCGGAGTCCGCCGCGGCGTCGTCGACCAGCACGTCCGCCTCCGCGACGTCCACGAGTGGCGCCGCGTCGGCACAGTGCTCGGACCAGTCGCTCGCGATCAAGGCGACGCCGGATCAGCCGCAGTACAAGATCGGTGACGAGCCGAGCTTCACCGTGGCGATCACCAACATCGGCACCGCCAAGTGCGAACGCAACCTGGGCTCGGGTCTGCAGCAGGCGCTCGTGTACACCCTCGACGGCAACAAGCGGCTGTGGTCGAACGTCGACTGCTACCCGGATGCCGAGCCGGCCGTGCAGGTGCTCGAGCCCGGCGGGCAGGCCCGGTTCACCGTGAAGTGGTCCGGCAAGACGTCGGATCCGGGCTGCACCACCACCCGCAACCAGGTGGCCCCGGGCGCCTACACGCTGGTCGCGCAGCTCGGTGAGCTGCGCAGCGCGCCCGAGCCGTTCAACTTCTCCTGAGCCGCTAGTCGTACGGCCCGCTGATCGAGGCCTCCGCGAGGCGCGAGAGCCCTTCGCGGATGTGCCTGGCCCACAGGCCGCCGATGCCGTCGACCGACTGCAGGTCCGC is part of the Rhodococcus sp. SGAir0479 genome and encodes:
- a CDS encoding class I adenylate-forming enzyme family protein, with product MGSLKIHPQIRIDQFNKTGAWTPDTVQRLLADQVRERGPQLAIVDPVDKSEYVDALPRRVTWAELDGEVDRLAAMFLQSGVRAGAVIGIQLPNTVEQVVVILASWRVGAIVSLLPIDSTAADIVEVCNESCASAFVTAARIGGSRGAERVISVRSRIPTLRTVFGYGVGVPDGVVRIGHGVPTPADSAVVAAHVSEHPAEPDDCIAISWTGGEDRPLKGTPRAHCESLAIARDVVDAMGLRVDDVMLNPFPMMTAVGVAGALLPWLVAGCVLVQHQPSDVDVFLRQIADEKVTCTAGRPSVLSAVERREGPAVDLSTLTRMGIEGGFSTAPSVGHWRERYGVQIVNFFGTIEGVSLRSDPEVSSVEWPHSPLYPRSGDGQGTVLKLVDPRTGAEIVEPGVVGELRVKGPTVFSGYLHPARDRDPFDADGFLLTGDLFVIDGPDNGYLRFVDRAADVIRRGGSLVGSVALEALVAAHPSVAEVAVIGCPDERGDDRIVAVVTCRPGTALSLEEIVALLEARGVDPEQTPQRLVIAKRLPRDRSGRVLKRELRHQLARG
- a CDS encoding SH3-like domain-containing protein, whose translation is MTGKFKVGDRVVVRDESSIFHTRTQAYVRNQSGTVVALRPDWVIPEDEAYDKLETGRKEPFYVVSFKQTDLWPRYTGYDVDTLETECAEGWLRAAE
- a CDS encoding SH3-like domain-containing protein → MTTTNQARFQALTDGLAKITPAVHDVQDSPYTISNAQYDVLRHVLHDVGGQPALPVEYLEKEEEAWEMNTYVTCECLAWRGSWNAEMRRRAEVDLGETQYFGLPYYARWVTVAARVMVDKGLIPLSELTAKIDEVRSRLQEERK
- a CDS encoding SH3-like domain-containing protein, translated to MTATQGYEVILRTLPPDATRAGDLEEVDRKPDPWESAMQATCECLSLRGAWDNLERRHTEDELGETIYRDFPVYSRSAVTTAHTFLDRGLVSQDELRAKMEQVRARLERS
- a CDS encoding AAA family ATPase is translated as MTDDDQLLPALAEGAGRAAALARAAYRRRGRRPRRGPVLVGIDGPSGSGKSTLADQLSAALDDAPVVRMDDLYPGWDGLAAAIPRLVQGVLHPARHGRIPRYRRYDWHRGTHAEWRAVRRHRYLIVEGAGATCGTAREYYAVRVFVDADPDERMHRAMRRDGEMFRPHWHRWARQEAALFGTDRTRRAAHVTVTADAEPDGRACAVRALPSPGG
- a CDS encoding CbtA family protein → MPLTGTLANLVVRGLLAGLIAGLLAGAVAFTLGEPHVAAAISIEESAPATEAAEHGHDGATPAHSHADGDEPLVSRDGQRAGLFLATALAGTAVGAIFGVAAHFLRRVTAVPGTALGLALAAAGWLAVEAVPFFKYPANPPAVGDPDTIDQRTLLWLAALILGLAAVTAAAWVFRSLAGQRYRTVRLAAGVVTFVAIVAVGYLLLPPVDEVGDTFPATLLWEFRVSSLATQATLWLVLGMAFAFLTERAQRVPLTQTGAGRHEAPAPRTTRP
- the scnC gene encoding thiocyanate hydrolase subunit gamma: MSEPHVHSDSKQHAPIEASDEISEFEVLELALRELAIEKGLFSAEDHRRFSEWAESIGPSGGSKLVAKAWTDPEFKKRLLENGTETCQEVGIDWRDPTGTGTPSDYTYFYVLENTPQVHNVIVCTLCSCYPRPVLGMSPDWYRTPNYRRRMVRRPREVLAEFGLHFPSDVEVRVHDSNQKSRFMVMPMRPEGTEGWSEEQLAKIVTRDTMIGVALPSADWDASEAPTAGSAK
- a CDS encoding CbtB domain-containing protein; this translates as MAIVFSPDRSADSAAVALVAAAVVLLAMLALYLVGFDQGAVSRSGMYMHELMHDGRHLLGLPCH
- a CDS encoding CbtB domain-containing protein; its protein translation is MTLAHSPSRAIDSAGAVLIAVGAVLLALLTLYLVGFDQGAVSRTGMYMHELMHDGRHLLGLPCH
- a CDS encoding CbtA family protein; amino-acid sequence: MPLTTLSESLRTLLVRGLLAGLIAGLAGGVVAFTLGEPHVQAAIEIEESATAPHPGPHESASAPAEHTGPAPEDAHTHGDDALVSRTGQRVGLFLATTLAGIALGAIFAVVVHYARRFTALPGPTLAAVVAGCGWLAIEAVPFFMYPANPPAVGDPDTIDERTLLWLGAVLLGLIAVAAAVGVGRLLRHQDLVSVRTVGQTAAFLVVVAVGYLALPGIDEVGADFPATLLWQFRISSLATQASVWLALGLAFAFLTERAGRRA
- a CDS encoding OsmC family peroxiredoxin, whose protein sequence is MPTRTARTAWNGTLEKGSGQVELTSSGVGTFEVSFPRRAAEDAGGTTSPEELIAAAHSSCYAMQLSALIAEAGGTPQSLEIRADVSLGPDDPGFKLTGIVLTVRGEVDGLDAAGFARAAQAAKESCPVSKALTGVAITLDAALE
- a CDS encoding DsbA family oxidoreductase — translated: MESNARAADQSGTPAPHVEIEVWSDVACPWCYIGKRRFASALAAFPQRDRVAVVWRAYQLAPDTPVGARRGELEVLVEHKGMPADQVRQMFRHVAATAAADGLVMDFDTVIAANTFDAHRLLHLAGDRQDALLEALFRAHFADGAVIDDRVVLAQLAAGVGMDGDEVAAALDGDAGADAVHADLAAARSLGVTGVPFFVADRRLAVSGAQPQEIFTELLRQAVEHADGARAQDGAALDADAEGCTDDSCAV
- a CDS encoding YrhK family protein, translated to MGQKLGPRRESLGFVIGSALFALGACPGYASAVGSETGNLTYFVGSLFFTGAAFVQLRLTGRTVPGTATTVVDRYDWWSALAQFVGTLLFNVSTGAALVRDLSLGEHREFVWQPDVFGSACFLVASALAVVATTDVDGLWDPHARNWTSTWLNTIGSVAFGVSAGGALVVPDTHRPENAAAADLGTLVGALCFLIAALTMKPPTPRLA